Genomic DNA from Flavobacterium sp. N502540:
TAAAAAGCGTAAGCTCTACTTTTTTCGGATCTACCAGTACAAATTTAACTTCGGCCGGATGTTTCTTGTATAAAAGAGAGGTTAAAACCGCATTCAAACCTACCGATTTTCCTTGCCCGGTTGCCCCAGCCATCAGTAAGTGTGGCATTTTGGCCAGATCGACCACGAAAGTTTCGTTGGAGATTGTTTTTCCTAAAGCAATTGGCAGTTCCATTTCAGCTTCCTGAAATTTAGCAGATCCAATAACGCTTTTCATCGAAACCATTGTAGGGTTTTTGTTCGGAACCTCGATACCAATAGTTCCTTTTCCCGGAATAGGAGCTATGATACGGATTCCTAATGCAGAAAGCGATAATGCGATATCGTCCTCTAAACTTTTAATTTTAGAAATTCTGATTCCGGCTTCCGGTACAATTTCGTATAAGGTTACCGATGGACCAACGGTTGCTTTGATCTGCGCAATTTCAATTTTATAATTGCGAAGTGTATCAACAATTTTGTTTTTATTTTCTTCTAATTCCTCCTGATTGATCGTAATTCCTCCGGTTGAGTATTCTTTCAATATATCTAGCGTAGGGAATTTGTAATTGGATAGGTCTAAAGTAGGGTCGAATAAACCAAAATCAGCTACCAGACGAGAAGCCAGATTCTCTTCGATAATATCTTCCTCTTCTGCTTTTTCAATTACAAATTCTTCGGTATGAGCAGGAGTTTTTACAGTTACCGGATTAACATCCATTTGAACTGGTTTTAAAACCGGATTCAAATCAATTTCTGAGGCGTTTGAAATGGTTGGTTTTAAAGCTTCTTTGTTGATTTCGAATTGGCTGATATCAGATTTTAGATGAATGTTGTCTAATTCCGGATCTTCTTCCTCGATAGCAAATTCTTCTAAATTATAAGCACTTTCTGCTTCCTGAGGTTTTTTTATAGAAGCCAATTCTGAGTTGAATTCCTTTTTAGTAGAATCAAAATACGACTGTATTTTTTCAGGGGATAGTTTGATTTTAAAAATCAGGTACACAATTAATCCGAAAAGTAGCGTAAGCAAAGTTCCGGTTTTTCCGATGTAATCTTGTAAAAACAGATTAAGTTCATATCCAATCGTTCCGCCCAATTCAGGTGCTGAAGTGGCGAAAAATCCAAATAGTACAGAGACAATAATAAGGGCAAAAAGATCCCAAAACCAAGTGTTTTTTAATTTTTTGGTAGAAAGCTCCAAAGCGAGAAACATTCCGGTAAGGAAAAATAAACGGACGAATATAAATGAGGCAATACCAAAACCTCTGTATACAATTAGATCAGCGAGGAATGCCCCGAATTTTCCGAGCCAGTTTTCTACAATTTCGGTACGATCGCCAAGCTGGCTTACCGCACTTTGGTCAGATTGCCATTGTCCGTTGACATAAAAAGAAATAAAGGCAACTAATAGTGCCACAGAAAAGAGTATCAGAAGACATCCCAAAACAAATTTTTGTTGTTTGGATAGATTTCCGTACTTTATCTTTTCAGTCTTTGATTCGTTTTTTTTGTCTAAAGTTTCCTTTTTGGTTGTTTTTGCCATTCTTGCGTTTCCTGTTGCCTATATAAATTTTGGGATGTAAATGATTAAGCCTATTGCTATCGCTGTCATCGCGGCAAAAAATACCGCTCCGGCTGCAATGTCTTTGATAAAACCGATTCGTTTGCTGTAATCAGGGTGAATAAAATCGGCAATTTTTTCTACTGCCGTATTCAAACCTTCAACACTTAAAACGAGGCCTATGGCTAATGTTTGACACAGCCATTCGGTTTGTGAAATATGAAAATAAAACCCGGCAATGGTCATGATAATTCCCAGAGAGAATTGAACCATAATGCTGTGTTCTGTTTTGATTAATTTTACCGCTCCGTTAAAAGCATAGGTCATACTTTTTAGTCGGCCGGTAACAAAGGTATTGTCTTTTTGAAATTCCATTTAAAGATCTTATAGTGCTGCTAAAGCTGCTTCGTAATTTGGTTCGTTCGCAATTTCAGCTACTTGTTCAGTGTGAGTTACTTTTCCATTAGCATCAACTACAATGATTACTCTTGAATGTAAACCAGCCAAAGGTCCGTCAACAATTTCTAAACCGTTTGTTTTTCCAAAATCTCCTGCCTGGAAATCGGATAAGTTAACTACATTTTCTAATCCTTCAGCACCACAAAAACGTTTTTGCGCAAATGGTAAATCTCTTGAAATACACAATACAGTTGTGTTTTCTAAGTTGCTGGCACTTTCGTTGAATTTTCTAACAGATGTAGCACAAGTTCCGGTATCGATACTTGGAAAAATGTTTAAAACCAGTTTTTTCCCGGCAAAATTGCTTAAAGAAACAACTGATAAATCGTTTTGTACTAATTTGAAATCAGCTAGTTGTGATCCAACTGTTGGTAATTCGCCTGAAGTATGAATAGGATTTCCTCCCAATGTTATTGAAGCCATGATTTTTATTTAAATTAATGAGGTTCAAAAGTAAGGATTAATATTCGAATCTAAAAGTATTTGTTGATGGGTTTAAGGAGAGATTAAGAATGGTTTTTGGGGTGGTAAGAATTAACGAATTATTTTGGATTTATCACAAAGTATGTCATTTCGATGAAGGAGAAATCGCATTAGGGAATCGATAAAGAATGGCGATTTTGATTGTGGAGTTTCTTGTGTGATCTGCTTCGTCTATTTGCTATGGCTCCGGTCTCCTTCGACTTCGCTCAGGAGGACACTCGTGGTTTAAACTGAGAGTGTGACTGCAAACTTTGGCCACGACAGAAAACTGAAAACTAAAAAAAAGCGTCTCAAAATTGAAACGCTTTCTCTTGTCATGTTTTTTTTATTTGTATGCTCGATTATTTATCGATGGAACCTAAAACACGTTTCATAAACGCATTTAGAGCTTCTTTTTTATCAGTGCCCTGAACTACCATTTTGTGTACTTCAAGCGCACCATACATATTCGAAATTAATTCGCCAATTACATCTAATTCTTCATCCTTTAAAGATGGAATTTCGGTCATCGCTTCTAAAACTTCGATAGTTTCAATGATATAATCCTGATCGTTTTCTTCGATAAATTGGGTTAACTGCTTTATTACGGGTAATTTCATTTTTCTAGATTTTTAGATTACTCGATTATTGGATTTTTAGATAAGGTTCAAAAAATCTAACCGTCTAAAAATCTAACAATCTATTTACGCGATCGCGTTTACCAAGTCGATTAAAACTTCTTGTTTGTTGGTTTGAGTTTCTCCAACCAATTGCCCGTTTACAAAGGTTGCGAACGTAGGCAGATTGCTTACATTGGCTAATTTTCTTGATTCCGGTGAATTTTCAGCATCAACCAAAACAAAAGTGATAGCTTCGTTTTCTGTGGCTAATTTTTTGAATTTTGGTTTCATAATACGGCAATTTCCACACCATGAAGCTGAATATTGCACTACTACTTTTTCGTTTTTAGCAACTAAATCTGCTAACGTATCTTCGTTTAAGTCGATTAACATCTGTTTATATTTTAAGGTTCAAAGTGGCAAAGGTGCAGAGGAACAAAGTTTTGAAAACTTTGTTTAATATCACAACAAATATCTTTCGTTGTTTAATCTTTGCCGTATGTTTTTAGGAGAATTAAAGTGACAAAGGTCCATGGGATTGAAGTTTTAAACTGTATTCATTGTGACAAAAACACTTTGCCACTCTGTACCTATGAACCTTTGTAACTTTTAAAAATTAGTTTGCGCTCAAATACTCAGCAGTACTTAATCTGTCAGCAGACATTGCTTCTTTTCCGGCTTCCCAGTTTGCAGGACAAACTTCACCTTTAGTTTGAATGTGAGTGTAAGCATCCACCATTCTTAAATATTCGTTTACGTTACGTCCTAATGGCATATCGTTAACACTTTCGTGGAAGATTTTTCCAGTTTCGTCAATTAAGTAAGTAGCTCTGTATGGTACGTTTGAACCTTCGATGATAACTGAATCAGTTTCTTCGCTGTAGCTTGTAGCTTCGATGTCAAGAATACCTAAAATGTTAGCTAAGTTACGGTTTGTATCTGCTAAGATTGGGTAAGTAACACCTTCGATTCCACCGTTGTTTTTTGGTGTGTTTAACCATGCAAAGTGTACTTCGTTTGTATCACATGAAGCTCCGATTACGATAGTATTTCTTTTTTCAAATTCTGGTAAAGCAGCTTGGAAGGCGTGTAATTCAGTTGGGCAAACAAAAGTGAAATCTTTTGGGTACCAAAACAATAATACTTTTTTGTTGTTGTTTACTGCTTCTTCAAAAATGTTGATTTTTAAATTATCACCCATTTCAGAGATAGCATCAACTGCAATACTTGGGAATTTTTTTCCTACTAAAGACATATTTTTCGTTTTAAAGTTAAAAATTTATTTCTGGTGCAAAAGTAGGGCATAAGTGCGTATTCTTACAATAAGAAGTAATTATTAATATTTATTAGGTGATAGTTTTTGGTTATAATTTACTGTTTTGTTTTTGTAAGTTATTGGATTTCAATATTTACAGGTAGGTTTCCTTTGCAGATATTATTTTCAAGAAATTGAATTCCTGCATTTTTTTGAAATTCTTCGAAATCCTGATACACCTGAATAATTCGGGAAGCTTTAGAAAGATTCGGAATTATTGGCAAAACATAAGGATTTCCGAAAACGTAAAGGAGGCACTTTCTGGTTTGAAGAAGGTCGGAAAGTAATTCTAAAACTTCATCATCGATTTCGAAATTATTCATTGGTTTTGCTTTAGGGACAAACAAAGAAATAATAACGGTTTCGAATGGCTCGAGACTTTTTTTGATTTCTGAAATGGATGAATCTCCTGCATTCTCAAAAGCAAATTCTGCTGAATTTAGTACGGTATTTAAAGTCTGAAAAAACGGATTTTTTGTGTTTTTATATAAACTTAATTTGGCTAACTGGTTGTTTTTTTGTGCTTCAAAAACCTGTTCGATGGTGAAATTATCAATGATTTTTGTGATGGAATTTTGAGCAATTTCAAGGTTTAAAGACGAGGCTCTTTCGAAATTTAGTTCACCTGAAGTAAAGTGATTTTCAGCTAGAATTCCAACTTTTTGCTTGGCTTTGATGATTCGGTTGAAACTTTCTTCAATACGTTCCGGAGAAGCATTTTTAAGAATGGCTTCGATTCCTTCGGGTACATTTTCGGCGAAACATAAAACATCATTGCCCGCATTAAAGGCTTCCCATTCCAATTCTCCTTTGGTTTCGTATAATTTAGAAACACTATGCATGTTCAGCGCATCAGAAATGACCAGACCATCGTAACCCAGTTTTTCTCGTAAAAGTGTTTCAATAATAGGTTTTGATAAAGTTGCCGAAGTATTTTTTCCTTCATTCAAACTTGGAACTGCTAAATGCCCAATCATAATCGAATCGACATTGTGTTCAATTCCTTTAATAAAAGGGTACAGCTCGTTTTCAAGTAATTCTTCTAAGGTCTCGCTTAAAACCGGTAACCCCAGATGCGAATCGACATTGGTATTACCATGTCCGGGAAAGTGTTTCAGACAGCCTAAAATCCCAACTTCTGACATGCCTTTTAAATATTCTACAGTAAAATGGGCTACTTTTTCTTTGTTTTCACCAAAAGAGCGATAACCAATTACGGGGTTGTTCGGGTTGTTGTTGATGTCGGCCAAAGGAGATAGATTGTAATGAATTCCGGCCGCTTTTAAATCTAAACCAATTTGTTTCCCCACTTCATAAACCAGATTCGATTTATTTTCCGGTAAGGCGCCTAACGTAATCGCATACGGATACTGCGGTGTTTTTTCAATGCGCATGGCCAAGCCCCATTCTGCATCAATGCTGATTAGGAGGGGGGTAGTGGCAGCGTTTTGATAACGGACAATCAGGGCTTTTATTTTTTGATAGCTGTCGTCATTGAATTCGACTTTTTTCTTGCTTTCGTAGTTTGTTGCAGCACTGGCACGGCTGTGGAAAAAGGTTAGTCCGCCAATGTTGTGATCTTTTATTAAACGTTCGGTTTCCTGAATGTTTTCTTCGGTATCGTTTATAAAAACTGCAGGAAAAAAGAATTGTCCCACTTTTTGTCTTAATGCTTGTGCTGTCATTTTCATTATTATAAAGTCATTTTCATACAAACACTATTGTCCATTTTCTCGTAAGGAGGATAGTTTGGAATGATAGTGTAGCCTAATTTTTGGTATAAGCTGATGGCTTCCGGCTGATTTTTACCGGTTTCTAAAATCGTATAACGGTATTCAATTTCCTTAGCCCATTGTTCCAGTTCTGCCAGTACCTGAGAAGCAATTCCTCTTTTTCGGAAATCGGGGTGCACAAACATGCGTTTGATTTCGACCGTATCTTTTTCTTTTTCCCTGAAAGCACCACAACCAACTGCTATATTATTTTCATAAAAAACGACAACATGTTTGATGAGATCGGTTTTGTTAAACTGATTGTAAAAGTCATGGTCGTCTCCATCTCTGATTTTTAAATCCTGATCCAGTAAAACTACCAGGTTTCTAAAATCAGTGTCGTCAGAGTTTGTTCGTTTTAAACTAATCATGATATTAAATTTATTTTCGTTTTTGAAAAAAGGATCTTTATAATATAGTGTTTTGGCTAAAATGAAATTTATTACTCAGGATTAAAAGTTTGCATTTTCGTAAAAATGCTCTTTAAAGCTGTTTTTTATTCATAACCTTTCCCAGTAAACCAATCATAACCTTCAATTATTTTATATTCATTAGGCATTGAACTCAGTAGCACGGTTTCTTTTTTGTTATTGTTATAAGGTTTGTTTTTTGAGATAATCAATTTACCAGTTTTCTTGTCTTCTCTGTCTTTTTCATAGTAGACATATTCCAGAGTGTCAATTGTTTCGCCATTCCATTTATATTTATACATCTCAGTTTCTCCGGGATGGCCATATTGTACGCCTCTTATTATTTTTTCTTTAGGAAAGAAAGTCGGATTAATAAATTCAAAACTATTTGAAAAAGTTTTTTGGTCTTCTCTGAGTAAGTAAATATTACTGAAAGCTTTTAAGCAACATCCGGTAGCACCATACCAATTTAAAACGAAATCTTTTAATCCATCTCCATTAATATCTCTAATAGTGTCATTTCTATAAGTCATACTCCATTCTTTATGAGAGACCACCTTTTTAAATTTATTCTTAACTTTTAAATAGATGTCGATGTATACATCGTCTATTCCGTATCGGTGAATAATTAAATGAGGATGCTTTTTTGTGAAATGATTATCGAAATTTATATCCACATCAATTGCAGTATCCACTTTATATTCCTTGTGAAATTTGTTCTTGTCACTATTTTGTGTTGCAATTTTTATTGCATCTGTTAGAATCTGGTCAAATCTTAAGCTATCAATTCTATTTTGCTGTTCTAATTTTTTTCTTTTTTCTAAACGTTCTCTTTCCTTTTGTAAAAACGTTGCCGAAACCGAATCTTTTCTAACTGCGGATTTTTTTTTCTTTTCGTTTGATTGTCCGCATGAAAATAATGACAGTATGATTACTACTATTGCTAATATGTTTGGTTTTGTCTTCATACGGTTACGAAAACTTAGAAAATGACAATTTGTTCTTATTTCAGTTTGCTTTTCTTTTGTTTGGTAAGTTGTGTTTTGGTATGTAATGCTTTTTCTAGTCGGTTTTTAAAGCGGAAAAGTTTTGGTAAGCCTTCAATTCTGTCTTCGATTGTAATTTCTTCGTAAACGATTATGGCTTTTTCTAAAACTCTAATTTCATTTTCAATATTATTTTCGTTTTTGTAGATCGTTGCTAATCGATCATAAGGATGATTTCCTTTAAAGCTTTCCTTGACATTTTCCTCATATAGCTCAATTGCTTTTTCTAAATTTCCTGTTTTCTCGAACTCAGCTCCTTTTAAGTTGCGTTCGGCTTGCAAATTTTCATTGATTTCCATAGGTAAGATGTTTGATTTGGGGGTTAAACTTCTTCAGATTTTTTCCCAAAATCTTTCGGGAAAATTAAAAAACGTGATAAAATAAGACCTGGGATTGTGGCGATTACTACCCAGATAAAGAAGTTTTCATAACCTAGATATTTTTGTATAAATCCACTTAACATCCCCGGAAGCATCATTCCTAATGCCATAAAACCGGTTGCAAGCGCATAATGTGCCGTTTTTGATTCTCCTTCTGCAACATGAATTAAATACATCATAAACCCTGTGAAACCAAAACCGTATCCAAATTGTTCCAGAATAACAGTAATACAGGTATAGAGATTTAAAGGAGAGTTAATTTCGAAAAAATACAAATTGATATGAAGATGGAAAATATCTTGCGGCTGAAAATGAGCCAGTCCGATAAAACCAAGAATAGGGAGATGCATGGTCAAAAACATAGGAAACATCCATTTGGTAAGACCATGTTTTGAAAGTGCGATTCCGCCTAAAATTCCTCCAACAGTCAAAGCAAAAATCCCCAGAGTTCCATAGATTATTCCAACTGCTTCGGTATCTAATCCCATTCCGCCTAATTCCCTTCCGTCCAATAAAAAAGGGCTTAACATTTTAAGTAATTGAGATTCACCAAGTCTGAAAACAAGGATAAAAGCGAGAATTATTCCAATTTGTTTTTTCTGAAAGAAACTTATAAATATAGTTGCAAAGTTTTGATGATGCGTTTTATCTGTACTTTCTAAAGCGTTTATCTCTTCTTTTGGCGTAAAAATGAAATTGTAAAGGGTAATAAATGTCATTAATAAACCAACAATAATCATGGTATAGGACCAGGCTTTGGTATTGTCGCCATATTTATGTTCTAAATAACCGGCAAGCAAAACAATTAATCCATTTCCGGCAAGCATCGAAAGTCTGTAAAAGGTACTTCTGATTCCTAAGAAAAAAGATTGCTGCTCTTTGGGTAAAACCAATAAATAAAAACCATCACTGGCAATATCATTGGAGGCTGATGCAAAAGCAGCAACCCAGAATATGGCTAAAGTCATCATGAAAAAACCACTTGTTGGAATGGTGAATCCAACGATCAAAAAAGCAATGGAGATGAGCAATTGCATCGATAAAAACCATTTTCTCTTAGTTCCTGTCAGCTCAATAAAAGGGCTCCAAAGTGGTTTTATCACCCAAGGCAGGTATAATAAACTGGTGTAGACGCCAATATCTTCGTTTGATATTCCCAGATTTTTGTACATAATTACCGAAACAGAGATAATTATGGCATAAGGCAATCCAGATGCGAAATTTAGAAACGGAATCCAGAACCATGGTTTATTATCTGTTTTCATTTGGCTGGGCAGGGGTATAAGGTTTAAAAGGTTTTTTTAGGTCGATAGCTGCGGGCGTACTTTCATTGGCATAATAATCAATAAAGGTTACGGCGCAGGCTTTGTACTGATTTATCTTTTCGGCAGGAATGCTGAATGAAATTACTCCGTTCGCTTCGTACACGGTAATTTTATCGATAATTTTTGTAGCGTCATTAATGTCCACTTTCGAAACATGATCTCCGCCATAAATTACGATGTAGCGCACTTTTGTATTCAGCGCACTTTTGATCGTGAACGTGTATTTACTGCTGTCTTTTGAATACTCACTGAAAACCGGTGTATCGATTATAATGTGCTTTAAATTGGGTACTGCAGCCGGAAGTGCCGGGTATTTATATTGATTTTCTTCTAAAAGACGAACAATGTCAAAGTTTTTGTTCATGAACCATTTAGAACTGAAATACGCGCTTCCGCTTACTTTTTTGAAGCTTCTCGCATAATCAATCTGATTTGGAATTTCACTGGCAAAATTCCAGCTTTTGTCATTGTCTCCTCTGATTTTATAAGAGGCATGTCCGATATAAAGTGCAGTATTATTAGAGTTCTCTGACCACCATTTGACTAATTTTGAATAAGAAGCTCTTGGGTTGTTCATACTCCAATACAATTGAGGCAGGATGTAATCGATCCATTTTTGGTCCATCCATAGAACAGGATCTGCGTACAAATCGTCGTAATTGGACGTGGACTGGGTTTCAGAACCCTTTGGATCCTGAGATTTATTGCGCCATACCCCAAACGGACTGATTCCGAATTGTACCCATGGTTTACTGGTTTTGATCATGGTCGAAATCGTGTGTACAAAGTTGCTCACATTTGCACGACGCCAATCACCAAGAC
This window encodes:
- the tpx gene encoding thiol peroxidase, whose product is MASITLGGNPIHTSGELPTVGSQLADFKLVQNDLSVVSLSNFAGKKLVLNIFPSIDTGTCATSVRKFNESASNLENTTVLCISRDLPFAQKRFCGAEGLENVVNLSDFQAGDFGKTNGLEIVDGPLAGLHSRVIIVVDANGKVTHTEQVAEIANEPNYEAALAAL
- a CDS encoding DUF6952 family protein, which encodes MKLPVIKQLTQFIEENDQDYIIETIEVLEAMTEIPSLKDEELDVIGELISNMYGALEVHKMVVQGTDKKEALNAFMKRVLGSIDK
- a CDS encoding diacylglycerol kinase, with the translated sequence MEFQKDNTFVTGRLKSMTYAFNGAVKLIKTEHSIMVQFSLGIIMTIAGFYFHISQTEWLCQTLAIGLVLSVEGLNTAVEKIADFIHPDYSKRIGFIKDIAAGAVFFAAMTAIAIGLIIYIPKFI
- a CDS encoding MFS transporter; its protein translation is MKTDNKPWFWIPFLNFASGLPYAIIISVSVIMYKNLGISNEDIGVYTSLLYLPWVIKPLWSPFIELTGTKRKWFLSMQLLISIAFLIVGFTIPTSGFFMMTLAIFWVAAFASASNDIASDGFYLLVLPKEQQSFFLGIRSTFYRLSMLAGNGLIVLLAGYLEHKYGDNTKAWSYTMIIVGLLMTFITLYNFIFTPKEEINALESTDKTHHQNFATIFISFFQKKQIGIILAFILVFRLGESQLLKMLSPFLLDGRELGGMGLDTEAVGIIYGTLGIFALTVGGILGGIALSKHGLTKWMFPMFLTMHLPILGFIGLAHFQPQDIFHLHINLYFFEINSPLNLYTCITVILEQFGYGFGFTGFMMYLIHVAEGESKTAHYALATGFMALGMMLPGMLSGFIQKYLGYENFFIWVVIATIPGLILSRFLIFPKDFGKKSEEV
- a CDS encoding thioredoxin family protein, with the translated sequence MLIDLNEDTLADLVAKNEKVVVQYSASWCGNCRIMKPKFKKLATENEAITFVLVDAENSPESRKLANVSNLPTFATFVNGQLVGETQTNKQEVLIDLVNAIA
- a CDS encoding peroxiredoxin yields the protein MSLVGKKFPSIAVDAISEMGDNLKINIFEEAVNNNKKVLLFWYPKDFTFVCPTELHAFQAALPEFEKRNTIVIGASCDTNEVHFAWLNTPKNNGGIEGVTYPILADTNRNLANILGILDIEATSYSEETDSVIIEGSNVPYRATYLIDETGKIFHESVNDMPLGRNVNEYLRMVDAYTHIQTKGEVCPANWEAGKEAMSADRLSTAEYLSAN
- a CDS encoding GNAT family N-acetyltransferase, which codes for MISLKRTNSDDTDFRNLVVLLDQDLKIRDGDDHDFYNQFNKTDLIKHVVVFYENNIAVGCGAFREKEKDTVEIKRMFVHPDFRKRGIASQVLAELEQWAKEIEYRYTILETGKNQPEAISLYQKLGYTIIPNYPPYEKMDNSVCMKMTL
- a CDS encoding XAC2610-related protein; translated protein: MKTKPNILAIVVIILSLFSCGQSNEKKKKSAVRKDSVSATFLQKERERLEKRKKLEQQNRIDSLRFDQILTDAIKIATQNSDKNKFHKEYKVDTAIDVDINFDNHFTKKHPHLIIHRYGIDDVYIDIYLKVKNKFKKVVSHKEWSMTYRNDTIRDINGDGLKDFVLNWYGATGCCLKAFSNIYLLREDQKTFSNSFEFINPTFFPKEKIIRGVQYGHPGETEMYKYKWNGETIDTLEYVYYEKDREDKKTGKLIISKNKPYNNNKKETVLLSSMPNEYKIIEGYDWFTGKGYE
- a CDS encoding glycoside hydrolase family 10 protein; translation: MHKNQQLLFSILFLFFFGWKSDAQEKTLYPKNEFRGVWIATVVNIDWPKTAKDSVEKEKADYLEILEAYKKLNYNAVIVQIRSVGDALYPTELAPWSRFLTGKEGQAPNPYYDTLAWMIEEAHKRGFEFHAWLNPYRATFDLNKQQLSPDHDIFKHPEWMIEYAGKIYYDPALPEVQEHLTKVVKEVVDKYDIDAIHFDDYFYPYTVPGKTFNDTASYKKYGAGLSLGDWRRANVSNFVHTISTMIKTSKPWVQFGISPFGVWRNKSQDPKGSETQSTSNYDDLYADPVLWMDQKWIDYILPQLYWSMNNPRASYSKLVKWWSENSNNTALYIGHASYKIRGDNDKSWNFASEIPNQIDYARSFKKVSGSAYFSSKWFMNKNFDIVRLLEENQYKYPALPAAVPNLKHIIIDTPVFSEYSKDSSKYTFTIKSALNTKVRYIVIYGGDHVSKVDINDATKIIDKITVYEANGVISFSIPAEKINQYKACAVTFIDYYANESTPAAIDLKKPFKPYTPAQPNENR
- a CDS encoding FtsK/SpoIIIE family DNA translocase, translating into MAKTTKKETLDKKNESKTEKIKYGNLSKQQKFVLGCLLILFSVALLVAFISFYVNGQWQSDQSAVSQLGDRTEIVENWLGKFGAFLADLIVYRGFGIASFIFVRLFFLTGMFLALELSTKKLKNTWFWDLFALIIVSVLFGFFATSAPELGGTIGYELNLFLQDYIGKTGTLLTLLFGLIVYLIFKIKLSPEKIQSYFDSTKKEFNSELASIKKPQEAESAYNLEEFAIEEEDPELDNIHLKSDISQFEINKEALKPTISNASEIDLNPVLKPVQMDVNPVTVKTPAHTEEFVIEKAEEEDIIEENLASRLVADFGLFDPTLDLSNYKFPTLDILKEYSTGGITINQEELEENKNKIVDTLRNYKIEIAQIKATVGPSVTLYEIVPEAGIRISKIKSLEDDIALSLSALGIRIIAPIPGKGTIGIEVPNKNPTMVSMKSVIGSAKFQEAEMELPIALGKTISNETFVVDLAKMPHLLMAGATGQGKSVGLNAVLTSLLYKKHPAEVKFVLVDPKKVELTLFNKIERHYLAKLPDTEDAIITDNAKVVNTLNSLCVEMDNRYSLLKDAMVRNIKEYNEKFKARKLNPEAGHRFLPYIVLVVDEFADLIMTAGKEVEVPIARLAQLARAIGIHLIIATQRPSVNVITGLIKANFPARIAFRVTSKIDSRTILDTQGADQLIGRGDLLYTNGNDVIRVQCAFIDTPEVEKITDFIGSQKAYATAYLLPEFVGEENGINLDVDISERDTLFREAAEIIVNAQQGSASLLQRKLKLGYNRAGRLIDQLEAAGIVGPFEGSKARTVNITDLSALDQFFNNEQN
- a CDS encoding glycoside hydrolase family 3 protein → MTAQALRQKVGQFFFPAVFINDTEENIQETERLIKDHNIGGLTFFHSRASAATNYESKKKVEFNDDSYQKIKALIVRYQNAATTPLLISIDAEWGLAMRIEKTPQYPYAITLGALPENKSNLVYEVGKQIGLDLKAAGIHYNLSPLADINNNPNNPVIGYRSFGENKEKVAHFTVEYLKGMSEVGILGCLKHFPGHGNTNVDSHLGLPVLSETLEELLENELYPFIKGIEHNVDSIMIGHLAVPSLNEGKNTSATLSKPIIETLLREKLGYDGLVISDALNMHSVSKLYETKGELEWEAFNAGNDVLCFAENVPEGIEAILKNASPERIEESFNRIIKAKQKVGILAENHFTSGELNFERASSLNLEIAQNSITKIIDNFTIEQVFEAQKNNQLAKLSLYKNTKNPFFQTLNTVLNSAEFAFENAGDSSISEIKKSLEPFETVIISLFVPKAKPMNNFEIDDEVLELLSDLLQTRKCLLYVFGNPYVLPIIPNLSKASRIIQVYQDFEEFQKNAGIQFLENNICKGNLPVNIEIQ